From the Nonlabens marinus S1-08 genome, one window contains:
- a CDS encoding Npt1/Npt2 family nucleotide transporter, producing MKWLSDRIRKIFDIRSGELSISLLMQLYIFLIISALLVVKPTVNALFLSELGADALAEAFVIIAIAAIAGSLLYNKSLERFKLKFLIRYTLIVFTVIFVMMGVLVSLGYFNWFLAYTFYTIVALFALLATSQFWVMANVVFNVREAKRLFGFIGAGGIAGGIFGGYLTSLLAEHTGNGFLLILAGVMIMGCIFVMNSIWRSRVDKLSSFKRKERATVSSENSVKLIFKSRHLTSLAAVIGIGVLVAKLVDYQFSYISSKNIPDSQELASFFGFWFSTFNIVSLIIQLFITRHILAKRGVSTGLAALPVGIVFCCIALLFIPELWIVIVLKGLDGSLKQSLHKSAVELLALPIPSDVKNKTKTFIDVVVDSIATGLAGLILIFIVRAFDLSPIFITILILLLVVAWVAMIHQVRDAYFGTFKEQIISKEHIKIEKRSNSLIRNNMRVIFESGGTKDILYMLDRVPELAHRSLKAPIIKLLNHKDPKVKAEAIRQLKHVDRGQPIGEVQDLIHTHDDDVVLAAMQYLMAQDTKFPKQFFENYLDHESDYISSAALLCLAQETEDNPKLASKYNLDLRINLFLDELDRNEGNFRKQEIIELVKAIGFAKGENRHRFILRYFNDPDPELKTAALVAAGNTSHERFLPLLLDELNEPRFRESAIKAIADYGNSIIAYLSKRYSDPMAPKSLKKYLPDILLELGTNKAIKALLVISQGGPLKYRTRMTDELLKFKKEHGDLEISQKIYFKLIREECDNYKQLQGCYYSQRIVERSKLHPERVISIQETGKRQELIKALNAAMEDNLKRIFNILALHFNSRDVFIAYRGLQSEKRETRAATMEFLEGLITRNYKSQLFPIIESGISSQDAELSEMHDRIQLPNEKQCYYELLQIDDRKINKLVIEVIADSINPDLIPLLVRATTKKDPKVAAAASEAYMKVRNISKTA from the coding sequence ATGAAGTGGTTGTCCGACAGGATACGTAAGATATTTGATATAAGAAGTGGCGAGTTATCCATCTCGCTACTGATGCAATTATACATATTTTTAATTATAAGTGCGTTGCTCGTAGTAAAACCTACGGTTAACGCACTTTTTTTATCTGAGCTAGGCGCAGACGCGCTGGCTGAGGCTTTTGTTATTATCGCAATTGCTGCGATAGCAGGTTCTTTGCTGTACAACAAATCGCTGGAGCGTTTTAAGCTCAAATTCCTAATTCGTTACACATTAATCGTTTTCACCGTCATTTTTGTGATGATGGGTGTGCTCGTATCATTGGGTTATTTCAATTGGTTTCTTGCTTATACCTTTTACACCATTGTCGCACTTTTTGCTCTATTAGCGACAAGCCAATTCTGGGTCATGGCAAATGTTGTTTTTAATGTTAGGGAAGCAAAGCGCTTATTTGGCTTTATAGGAGCAGGAGGAATTGCTGGAGGGATTTTTGGAGGATACTTAACTTCCTTATTAGCAGAACATACTGGCAATGGTTTTTTGTTGATCCTGGCTGGTGTCATGATTATGGGGTGCATCTTTGTGATGAATTCTATATGGCGCAGTCGTGTGGACAAACTCAGCTCGTTCAAAAGAAAGGAACGCGCAACGGTATCTAGTGAGAATAGCGTCAAGCTAATTTTTAAATCAAGGCATCTTACTTCGCTCGCTGCTGTAATTGGAATCGGCGTTTTAGTAGCAAAGTTGGTCGACTACCAGTTCAGCTATATCAGTTCTAAGAATATTCCAGATTCACAGGAATTAGCCTCATTTTTTGGGTTTTGGTTCTCGACATTCAATATCGTATCATTAATTATACAGCTGTTTATCACTCGGCATATATTGGCAAAACGAGGAGTGAGTACCGGATTAGCAGCACTTCCTGTAGGTATCGTTTTTTGTTGCATTGCACTCCTTTTTATACCAGAACTATGGATCGTTATTGTACTTAAAGGTCTGGACGGTAGTTTGAAGCAATCGCTTCATAAAAGTGCCGTGGAGCTTCTGGCTTTACCTATCCCCAGTGATGTAAAGAACAAAACCAAAACATTTATTGATGTTGTGGTTGACAGTATCGCTACTGGACTCGCAGGGCTTATCCTGATTTTCATTGTTAGAGCATTTGACCTTTCCCCTATTTTCATCACCATCCTGATTTTATTATTGGTGGTGGCTTGGGTAGCGATGATTCACCAAGTACGAGATGCATATTTCGGTACGTTTAAGGAGCAAATCATCAGCAAAGAACATATCAAAATTGAGAAGCGTTCTAATTCACTCATACGTAACAATATGCGAGTGATTTTTGAATCTGGAGGCACAAAAGATATTTTGTATATGCTAGATCGAGTTCCTGAATTAGCTCATAGATCCCTGAAAGCCCCCATAATTAAACTATTGAATCATAAGGATCCTAAAGTCAAGGCGGAAGCCATAAGACAGCTTAAACACGTGGATCGAGGACAACCCATAGGCGAGGTTCAAGATCTTATACACACCCATGACGATGATGTTGTACTTGCAGCAATGCAGTATTTGATGGCTCAAGACACTAAGTTTCCAAAGCAATTCTTTGAGAATTATCTTGATCATGAAAGCGACTATATTTCCAGCGCAGCCCTCTTATGTCTTGCCCAAGAGACAGAGGACAATCCAAAATTAGCCTCTAAATACAACTTAGATCTACGCATTAACTTATTTCTTGATGAGCTAGATCGCAATGAAGGTAATTTCAGGAAGCAAGAAATCATCGAGCTCGTAAAGGCAATCGGATTTGCCAAAGGAGAAAACCGCCATCGCTTTATTTTGCGGTACTTCAATGATCCTGATCCAGAATTGAAAACAGCCGCCTTAGTGGCTGCAGGAAACACCTCGCATGAACGTTTTCTTCCTTTATTGTTAGATGAGCTGAATGAACCACGCTTCCGCGAAAGCGCAATTAAAGCCATTGCAGATTATGGTAATAGCATTATTGCTTATTTGAGCAAACGTTACAGCGATCCTATGGCGCCTAAAAGTTTGAAAAAATATCTACCTGACATTTTACTAGAGCTGGGGACTAATAAAGCAATTAAAGCTTTGCTCGTTATCAGTCAAGGCGGACCCTTAAAGTACCGTACTCGCATGACGGATGAACTGTTGAAGTTTAAGAAGGAACACGGCGATCTTGAGATTTCTCAAAAAATATATTTTAAGCTTATCAGAGAAGAGTGCGACAATTACAAACAATTGCAAGGCTGTTATTACAGTCAGCGCATAGTAGAACGCTCTAAGTTGCACCCTGAACGAGTTATTAGCATTCAAGAAACTGGAAAGCGTCAAGAGCTAATTAAAGCTCTCAACGCGGCTATGGAGGATAATTTGAAACGTATATTCAATATACTAGCGCTGCATTTTAACTCACGTGATGTATTTATCGCCTATAGAGGTCTTCAAAGTGAAAAACGAGAAACTAGAGCTGCTACTATGGAGTTTTTAGAAGGCTTGATTACTCGCAATTATAAGTCCCAGCTTTTTCCTATCATTGAATCTGGTATAAGCAGTCAAGACGCTGAACTTTCTGAAATGCATGACCGCATACAATTGCCAAATGAAAAGCAATGTTACTATGAATTGCTTCAAATTGATGATCGCAAAATCAATAAGCTAGTCATTGAAGTCATTGCAGATTCTATTAATCCAGATTTAATCCCATTACTGGTTCGAGCTACTACAAAAAAAGACCCCAAAGTTGCCGCGGCAGCTTCTGAGGCCTATATGAAAGTTCGCAATATTTCTAAGACGGCTTAA
- a CDS encoding serine hydrolase: MLNRILLMFFFASATLSATAADDDALVNLAINSKEVKTFQNTTLQLNLRAQLMANPTWRNLIQQKRMSVSLVDLNDAESIKYASINGNNMMYAASLPKIAVLYAAMDAIEKGELKDTPKVRDDMWLMISKSNNAASTRMIDRVGFQKIEDVMCDPSNPFYDKDGVGGLWVGKRYAAQGKRNPEPIKGLSHAATTDAVAKFYYQLATGQLINKQRSKEMLDIMENPSLHHKFVNTLDRIAPNARLFRKSGSWKNWHSDSILVWGEDGRKYILVALIEDPSGEQIIRNLVQPAELALRKSVILPVDLEDENEVVVRQDT; this comes from the coding sequence ATGTTAAACCGTATTTTATTGATGTTCTTCTTTGCCAGCGCTACCCTAAGTGCAACGGCAGCTGACGATGACGCTTTAGTAAACCTCGCCATCAACAGTAAAGAAGTAAAAACTTTCCAGAACACTACCCTACAATTGAACCTTAGGGCGCAATTAATGGCAAATCCCACCTGGAGAAACCTAATTCAACAAAAACGCATGTCCGTTAGTCTTGTTGATTTAAACGATGCAGAATCTATCAAATACGCAAGTATCAATGGTAACAATATGATGTACGCTGCAAGTCTTCCTAAGATTGCCGTACTTTATGCTGCTATGGATGCTATTGAAAAAGGGGAATTGAAAGATACTCCTAAAGTAAGAGATGATATGTGGTTGATGATTTCAAAGTCAAATAACGCAGCCTCTACTAGAATGATTGACCGTGTAGGATTTCAAAAAATAGAAGATGTAATGTGTGATCCCTCTAATCCATTTTATGATAAAGATGGTGTAGGTGGTTTGTGGGTAGGAAAACGTTATGCCGCACAAGGAAAAAGAAACCCAGAACCTATCAAAGGATTGAGTCATGCTGCTACTACTGATGCCGTAGCTAAATTTTACTACCAACTTGCTACTGGTCAATTGATCAATAAGCAACGTAGTAAAGAAATGTTAGATATCATGGAGAATCCATCTTTGCACCACAAGTTTGTGAATACGCTAGATCGTATTGCACCTAATGCAAGGTTGTTTAGAAAAAGTGGATCTTGGAAAAACTGGCATTCAGACTCTATTTTGGTATGGGGAGAAGATGGCCGTAAATATATCCTTGTTGCTCTAATTGAGGATCCTAGTGGTGAACAAATTATCAGAAATTTAGTACAACCAGCGGAACTAGCCTTACGCAAATCAGTTATCTTGCCTGTAGATTTAGAAGACGAGAATGAAGTGGTTGTCCGACAGGATACGTAA
- the hemW gene encoding radical SAM family heme chaperone HemW: MSGIYIHIPFCKQACHYCDFHFVTSMKHKNRLVAALQQELVLRKKESEQNKIETIYFGGGTPSVLESTAIDAILDTIYTHYEVIDLPEITLEANPDDLTPEKIEALATTKINRLSIGVQSFFEEDLKLMNRAHNAAEAMKCISLSRKRFPNISIDLIYGIPGLTDDRWRENLRIALELEVPHISSYALTVEDDTALKSFIEKGIIDEVDDEQAQRQFNILLDVMQLHAYENYEFSNFGKAGYFSKNNTAYWTGKSYIGIGPSAHSFDGERRAWNINNNIHYMKAIEANTLPQEVEELSLVDRYNEYIMTGLRTIYGVSLNFVESKFGENFKVYLLKQSQSYLKDHLLYLDGDTLLVTRKGKFLSDGIASELFMLNLTT, from the coding sequence ATGAGTGGCATTTATATTCATATTCCTTTTTGCAAACAGGCCTGTCACTATTGTGATTTTCACTTTGTCACCTCTATGAAACACAAAAACAGGCTAGTAGCTGCGCTACAGCAAGAGTTGGTGTTGCGAAAAAAAGAATCTGAACAAAATAAAATAGAGACGATTTATTTTGGTGGGGGAACTCCCAGCGTCCTAGAAAGCACTGCTATCGATGCTATCCTCGACACGATCTACACCCATTATGAGGTAATTGATCTACCAGAAATCACATTAGAGGCAAATCCAGATGATTTGACACCTGAAAAGATTGAAGCTCTAGCTACAACTAAAATCAACAGACTCAGTATAGGTGTTCAATCGTTCTTTGAGGAAGATCTCAAATTGATGAACAGGGCTCACAATGCTGCAGAGGCGATGAAATGTATTTCGCTTTCGCGAAAGCGATTCCCAAACATTTCTATTGATCTGATCTATGGAATTCCTGGGCTAACTGACGATCGCTGGAGGGAAAACCTGCGCATCGCATTAGAATTGGAAGTGCCACACATTTCGAGCTACGCACTCACGGTGGAAGATGATACCGCGTTAAAGTCATTTATTGAGAAAGGAATCATTGATGAGGTAGATGATGAGCAAGCACAACGACAATTCAACATTTTACTGGATGTGATGCAGTTACACGCTTATGAAAATTATGAGTTTTCAAATTTTGGGAAAGCTGGATATTTTTCTAAAAACAATACCGCATACTGGACTGGTAAGTCATATATAGGCATCGGTCCCAGCGCCCATAGTTTTGACGGCGAGCGACGCGCTTGGAATATCAACAATAATATCCATTACATGAAAGCGATTGAAGCAAACACGCTACCGCAAGAAGTAGAGGAGTTGTCACTAGTAGATCGGTATAATGAGTACATTATGACTGGGTTACGTACCATTTATGGGGTGTCTTTAAATTTTGTGGAATCTAAGTTTGGTGAAAATTTTAAAGTCTATTTGCTCAAGCAATCCCAGTCTTACCTCAAGGATCATTTACTATATTTAGACGGCGATACCTTACTTGTAACGCGCAAAGGGAAATTCCTAAGTGACGGGATCGCCAGTGAACTATTCATGCTCAATTTAACTACATGA
- a CDS encoding cyclase family protein, translated as MRKHLSILGLAIALIGCQNSTEKEITPMVSNSTIALNDESYTVDLSQPIDISLVVQNNAGVGAWYIDQPKITHVEVDGYVGNVKLGGSTNFNDIFFNPHSHGTHTECIGHITEEFHSVNDALKKSFFTAQLITVDPQERDGDRVITAAMFDNLKDVEALIIRTLPNTDEKKSKNYSNTNPPYLLEEAMVRFRESGIKHVLIDLPSVDKERDNGALLAHKAFWDFNGRQRLNATITELIYVPTGVVDGTYILDLQVAPIENDAAPSRPILYGIKS; from the coding sequence ATGAGAAAACACCTGAGTATTCTGGGGTTAGCGATTGCATTAATCGGTTGCCAGAATTCAACTGAAAAAGAAATAACACCCATGGTTTCAAATTCCACAATCGCTTTAAATGATGAATCCTATACAGTGGATCTATCGCAACCTATCGACATCAGTTTGGTGGTACAAAACAATGCAGGCGTGGGTGCATGGTACATTGACCAGCCTAAAATTACCCATGTTGAGGTGGATGGTTATGTAGGGAATGTGAAGTTAGGTGGCAGTACTAATTTCAACGATATTTTTTTCAACCCACACAGTCACGGGACTCATACCGAATGCATCGGTCATATTACTGAGGAGTTTCATAGCGTCAACGACGCCTTGAAAAAGAGTTTTTTTACCGCTCAATTAATTACGGTAGATCCTCAAGAACGCGACGGTGATCGCGTGATCACAGCCGCTATGTTTGATAATTTAAAAGACGTCGAGGCGCTTATTATCCGGACGTTGCCTAATACGGACGAGAAAAAATCCAAAAACTACAGCAACACCAACCCGCCGTATTTGCTGGAAGAAGCTATGGTTCGCTTTCGCGAAAGCGGAATAAAACACGTTCTCATCGACCTACCAAGTGTCGATAAAGAAAGAGATAATGGTGCACTGCTAGCACACAAAGCTTTTTGGGATTTTAACGGTAGACAACGGTTGAACGCTACCATTACAGAATTGATTTACGTTCCAACAGGAGTAGTAGATGGTACCTATATCCTTGACCTACAAGTTGCACCTATTGAAAACGACGCTGCGCCGTCACGCCCCATTCTTTATGGGATAAAATCCTAA
- a CDS encoding DUF4230 domain-containing protein yields MEYLFIGLAIGAVVAFFLFRAFGGNSKDNRQEQSVVLMEKIRTVCKFITVEGDFAEIYHYQNVKDKIANFLLGKKKAIILINAKAHIGFDLTKIRMESDTANKIIRLTEFPQPQLMSIETDFNYYDKSEGWANYFTSDDLTEVTRNAKQHIVDKVPESGLMEQARKEALNTIQLMEGLAETIGWKLDYTALILDKAMDTKKLPSDAS; encoded by the coding sequence ATGGAGTATTTATTCATAGGACTTGCGATAGGAGCAGTTGTTGCTTTTTTTCTATTTAGAGCTTTTGGAGGCAATTCAAAAGACAATCGCCAAGAACAAAGTGTCGTGTTGATGGAAAAAATACGCACTGTTTGCAAATTCATTACCGTTGAGGGCGACTTTGCTGAAATCTACCATTATCAAAATGTCAAGGATAAAATTGCCAACTTCCTTTTAGGGAAGAAAAAAGCCATTATTCTTATCAATGCTAAAGCGCACATAGGATTCGATTTGACGAAAATCCGCATGGAGAGTGATACTGCAAACAAGATCATCCGCTTGACAGAATTTCCCCAACCTCAATTGATGAGCATTGAGACAGATTTTAATTATTACGATAAAAGTGAGGGCTGGGCGAATTACTTTACTAGCGATGATTTAACTGAAGTCACTCGCAATGCTAAACAACACATTGTAGATAAAGTGCCAGAAAGTGGGCTTATGGAGCAAGCTCGCAAGGAAGCCTTAAACACCATTCAGCTCATGGAAGGCCTAGCGGAAACCATAGGATGGAAACTTGATTATACCGCACTGATTCTAGACAAGGCAATGGATACCAAAAAATTGCCCAGCGATGCAAGTTGA
- a CDS encoding MmcQ/YjbR family DNA-binding protein, which translates to MQVDQLQAYCLSKKGTTEEMPFDNETLVFKVMGKMFMLLGLERWERGEPSINVKCDPQKAIELREEYDGTVTGAWHMSKTHWNTIHLHQQMSDAVVLEWIDHSYDLVVSGLTKKVQAQLKDLPN; encoded by the coding sequence ATGCAAGTTGATCAACTGCAAGCCTATTGCCTTTCTAAAAAAGGAACTACTGAAGAAATGCCGTTTGACAATGAAACCCTAGTCTTCAAAGTCATGGGCAAAATGTTTATGCTATTAGGGTTGGAACGCTGGGAACGAGGTGAGCCTAGCATTAATGTCAAATGCGACCCTCAAAAAGCAATAGAATTACGAGAAGAATACGACGGTACCGTTACTGGCGCCTGGCATATGAGTAAAACCCATTGGAATACCATCCATTTGCATCAGCAAATGTCTGATGCTGTTGTTTTAGAATGGATCGACCACAGCTATGATCTTGTGGTTTCTGGTTTGACTAAAAAAGTTCAAGCCCAATTAAAAGACCTACCCAATTGA
- a CDS encoding MutS-related protein: MKEVLSIYEARIEMFSLSRKRYNHQLRISGIIRLLAFLATIAGIYFFWNSWQAAVAIAIAGIATFLILVARHENLKQKRNYYEELLRINEQEIAVGNGDYEDMPAGNEFEEDDHDYSRDIDLFGIGSFFQYLNRTALKEGRQQLASHLTANKIIGITARQEAIAELGKMLDFRQEYEATARLLENNTRPTVIVDWIKSYKPFVPYIYSWLCYLQFAFSLITAVLYGMDVIGGYWLAGVFFIGLLISGRYVKQLLILHNYISELEGFFIQYGKLLELIEKTDFKGVVLQGLKDQVITTGRTASGRLQDLGKAIVRLDQGSNMLMGIFVNAFGLWNLKQTHSIEVWLKENKEFIAPWLEAVAQIDAMNSLGNFAYNHPNYSYPEIKEGDFQLKAAQVIHPLLDPGKAVGNTIDIHTGEFFIITGANMAGKSTFLRTISMSIVMANVGLPIWAESMDYAPIKLITSMRTSDSLKDDESYFFSELKRLKFIVDKMEREKYFIVLDEILKGTNSVDKASGSRKLIEKLTRKNATGIIATHDLSLTEVANEHEHISNYYFDAQIINDELFFDYTFKTGVATNMNASFLLKKMGIV; the protein is encoded by the coding sequence TTGAAAGAAGTATTATCCATATATGAAGCGCGAATAGAGATGTTTTCGCTTTCGCGAAAGCGATACAACCACCAGTTACGCATCTCTGGAATTATTAGATTACTAGCATTTCTAGCAACTATCGCAGGAATTTATTTTTTCTGGAATTCTTGGCAAGCCGCGGTGGCAATTGCCATTGCGGGAATAGCCACATTTCTTATTCTAGTGGCCCGGCATGAGAATTTGAAACAAAAGCGCAACTATTATGAGGAGCTGCTGCGCATCAATGAACAAGAGATTGCCGTGGGCAATGGAGATTATGAAGACATGCCAGCAGGCAATGAGTTTGAGGAAGATGATCATGATTACAGTCGAGATATTGACCTTTTTGGGATCGGGTCTTTTTTTCAGTACTTAAATCGCACAGCACTCAAAGAAGGTAGACAGCAGTTGGCCAGCCATCTTACCGCTAATAAAATTATTGGAATTACAGCACGTCAAGAAGCCATAGCTGAACTAGGCAAGATGCTGGATTTTAGGCAAGAGTATGAAGCGACTGCCAGACTGCTAGAGAATAACACAAGACCTACAGTCATTGTAGATTGGATCAAATCGTATAAGCCGTTTGTTCCATATATCTATTCATGGCTGTGTTATTTGCAGTTTGCTTTTTCTTTAATTACTGCTGTGTTGTATGGTATGGATGTGATTGGTGGTTATTGGCTCGCAGGCGTCTTTTTCATTGGGTTACTGATTTCTGGGAGGTACGTTAAGCAATTGCTGATACTTCACAATTACATATCAGAATTAGAAGGGTTTTTTATCCAGTACGGTAAGCTTTTAGAGTTAATAGAAAAAACAGATTTTAAAGGAGTCGTTCTTCAAGGCTTGAAAGATCAAGTGATTACTACAGGAAGAACGGCCTCTGGCCGTTTGCAGGATCTGGGAAAAGCTATAGTAAGACTGGATCAAGGTAGCAACATGCTGATGGGAATATTCGTAAACGCATTCGGTTTGTGGAATTTGAAACAAACACATTCCATCGAAGTCTGGCTGAAAGAAAATAAGGAGTTCATCGCCCCATGGCTGGAAGCGGTTGCGCAAATTGATGCCATGAATTCGCTAGGTAATTTTGCTTATAATCACCCCAATTACAGTTACCCTGAAATTAAAGAGGGCGATTTTCAATTAAAGGCGGCTCAAGTCATACATCCACTATTAGATCCTGGAAAAGCCGTAGGGAATACTATAGATATTCATACAGGAGAATTTTTCATCATTACAGGAGCAAACATGGCGGGTAAGAGCACCTTCTTACGAACTATTTCTATGTCTATAGTGATGGCAAATGTAGGTTTGCCCATCTGGGCGGAATCTATGGACTATGCGCCCATCAAATTAATCACGAGTATGCGCACCAGTGATAGTTTAAAAGATGATGAATCCTATTTTTTCAGTGAACTCAAGCGACTTAAGTTTATCGTGGATAAAATGGAACGAGAAAAATACTTTATCGTGCTTGATGAAATTCTCAAAGGAACGAACAGCGTCGATAAAGCCAGCGGCTCTAGAAAGCTTATTGAAAAACTAACCCGGAAAAATGCTACCGGAATCATCGCCACTCACGACTTAAGCCTTACAGAGGTGGCTAATGAACATGAGCATATCTCTAACTACTATTTTGACGCACAAATCATCAATGATGAGTTGTTCTTTGACTACACTTTTAAGACAGGTGTGGCTACTAACATGAATGCGAGCTTCTTATTGAAGAAAATGGGGATTGTTTAA
- a CDS encoding UDP-N-acetylmuramate--L-alanine ligase gives MRVHFIAIGGSAMHNLALALQYKGYQVFGSDDAIFEPSKTRLEKKKLLPKKMGWFPEKITEDLDAVILGMHAKEDNPELLKAQELGLKIYSYPEYLFEQSKNKTRVVIGGSHGKTTITSMILHVMHYHNRKVDYMVGAQLAGFDTMVHLTDENEFIVLEGDEYLSSPIDRRPKFHLYQPNIALISGIAWDHINVFPDYQNYVEQFEEFVELMKNGSILVYNEEDPEVKRIAEASTKPTRKHGYSVPEHTIDNGKTYLETPEGDMPIEIFGKHNLSNMAGAKWICQHMGIDEDDFYEAIGTFKGASKRLEKIAENHKSVIYKDFAHSPSKVEATTNAVSNQYSERKIIACLELHTYSSLNPEFLKEYSNTLDAADVAVVFYSPDAVELKGLDPVSKDQIKDAFKNDDLIVMTDPTEFKTWLYKQKLAHSVLLLMSSGNYGGLDFEKLGKLI, from the coding sequence ATGCGCGTACACTTTATCGCGATAGGCGGCAGCGCCATGCACAATCTTGCTCTTGCTTTACAATACAAAGGTTATCAGGTTTTTGGTAGCGATGATGCCATTTTTGAACCTAGCAAAACCCGTCTAGAGAAGAAGAAATTACTCCCTAAAAAAATGGGATGGTTTCCTGAAAAAATCACGGAAGATCTTGATGCTGTTATCCTAGGAATGCACGCCAAAGAAGACAATCCAGAATTGCTTAAAGCCCAAGAATTAGGCTTAAAGATTTACAGTTATCCTGAATACCTTTTTGAGCAATCTAAAAATAAAACTAGAGTTGTTATAGGTGGTTCTCATGGTAAAACCACAATTACCTCAATGATTTTGCATGTGATGCACTACCACAACCGCAAGGTAGATTATATGGTAGGCGCTCAACTTGCTGGTTTTGATACCATGGTGCATTTGACAGATGAGAATGAATTTATCGTTTTAGAAGGTGATGAATATTTGTCAAGCCCTATAGATCGACGTCCTAAATTTCACTTATACCAGCCTAACATCGCGCTTATATCAGGAATTGCATGGGATCACATCAACGTTTTTCCAGACTATCAAAATTACGTAGAGCAATTTGAAGAGTTTGTGGAACTTATGAAAAACGGCAGTATCCTCGTTTACAATGAAGAAGATCCAGAAGTCAAACGCATTGCAGAGGCGAGCACAAAACCAACGCGTAAACACGGCTACAGCGTTCCAGAGCACACTATAGATAATGGGAAAACCTACCTAGAAACACCTGAAGGCGATATGCCTATTGAGATATTCGGGAAGCATAATTTGAGTAATATGGCTGGAGCCAAATGGATTTGCCAACACATGGGTATTGATGAGGACGATTTTTATGAGGCCATTGGCACCTTTAAAGGAGCTTCTAAGCGCTTAGAAAAAATTGCTGAAAATCACAAAAGCGTAATCTATAAAGATTTTGCTCATTCTCCCAGCAAGGTGGAAGCCACCACTAATGCCGTTAGTAATCAATACAGCGAACGTAAAATCATCGCTTGCCTTGAGCTTCACACCTATTCCAGCCTTAATCCAGAATTTTTAAAGGAATATTCAAATACCCTAGATGCAGCTGATGTTGCCGTGGTATTTTACAGCCCAGACGCCGTAGAATTAAAAGGCCTTGATCCAGTGTCTAAAGATCAAATCAAAGATGCTTTTAAAAATGATGACCTTATCGTGATGACAGATCCTACAGAATTTAAAACCTGGTTGTACAAGCAAAAACTTGCACACTCTGTTTTGCTTTTAATGAGTAGCGGTAATTACGGTGGGTTAGACTTTGAAAAACTGGGTAAATTGATTTAA
- a CDS encoding tetratricopeptide repeat protein, which translates to MKKLILILALIICSGVNAQSAFAKAEQLYQQGNYKAAIPIYKELLQADANNPKLLRATGQTYGKLEAFEEATAVYKRLLKTDEQNADYHFFYGGAMGMWAKNTSKFKALGLLDDVKFHLKKAAELDSKHIEVRHALVQLYTELPGIIGGSLSTARDYAGQLQRISPVDGYLATGYIEEYDKEYQDAESAYKKAIKVGGSTTTYLKLANLYATKMDREADAVRILKDAYKVNKDPKLLAELKKLDS; encoded by the coding sequence ATGAAAAAATTAATACTGATTCTTGCTCTTATTATTTGTAGTGGAGTGAATGCGCAGTCCGCTTTCGCGAAAGCGGAACAACTCTACCAACAAGGCAATTACAAAGCAGCCATACCCATTTACAAAGAGTTGTTGCAAGCCGATGCTAATAACCCAAAATTATTGCGCGCTACAGGACAGACCTATGGGAAGTTAGAGGCCTTTGAAGAAGCTACTGCAGTATACAAAAGACTCTTGAAGACTGATGAGCAAAATGCAGATTATCATTTTTTCTATGGCGGCGCTATGGGAATGTGGGCAAAAAACACCTCTAAGTTTAAAGCTCTAGGCTTGCTGGATGATGTCAAATTCCACCTTAAAAAAGCAGCCGAGTTAGACTCAAAACATATTGAAGTACGCCATGCATTAGTTCAATTGTACACTGAATTGCCAGGAATTATAGGCGGTTCACTTTCTACTGCACGGGATTATGCTGGGCAGTTGCAAAGAATTTCTCCTGTAGATGGATACCTCGCTACTGGATACATTGAAGAATACGACAAGGAATATCAAGATGCCGAGTCTGCCTATAAAAAGGCGATAAAGGTGGGTGGTTCCACTACCACTTATTTGAAACTGGCAAACCTTTATGCTACTAAAATGGATCGTGAGGCAGATGCAGTGCGTATCCTAAAAGATGCTTATAAGGTCAATAAGGATCCAAAATTGCTAGCAGAGCTGAAAAAGCTAGATTCCTAG